A genomic stretch from Brucella sp. BE17 includes:
- a CDS encoding type I restriction endonuclease has product MPANKLTKKKTETDLEAAIRGTVMRVFPWLDPAHVRHQVKFSFTFGRSRIDVDNTDSYDKQARSDIVLEKGGVPLAVLELKREGNALSAEDEAQGLSYARVLDPMAPIVIVTNGDETRIFDSYTGQCLEADTLTKTQFVATVNAAARLAAGNLKQAIQTLMGNEPTIWRQAVEQLSDATIEDLTATSDNPGLPFTKDFLIQREATEEAIDLLEEGKRLILIEGPPLIGKSNILRDLAGRTRKADRFATLLIEVGRSGIVQAVADRLANQLNWPVTKEEARAWLMQLSRGDQNPHLVLALDGIDPRDKKAVAEIEDLSSSRFGVGLRVVVTFDDSAVHRILESKGGRDQSQIGRRATRIAVDRMSDAEFRAAVDMLSDMRIWLMRGAQSARELRFPWALRMRVWSVMQNAKFGDPNWGVSLAPLMGLEIIAHAREAFLGQELRHQFHEIARAVLDDARSRKRPIALVLQSMGVFMVRKKKLTKRLTDATIKRLVKDGYLKPAMQPSGEPVLIVRLPELLASELAALIAHELTQSELSDPSTAARWLTGASSNLPLGDIVTAQAILDAASSGFGLSLDLVLALAETRPTLQTVQPGARFATYQPGIGLVDFTVTEDGSLLVEANGRHGRIELDPEETPGEIYHDFHSWMILSHLAMVPSVARIDGVDERIDTAILLEVASAPVVLRSVGPEVEFNAVRVHDVPGEGSIVCHLEGIVEPITFALFEFFYREFRVAADWINEACRRNSLALVARVQIALQYLADIEDGDRSDFAREMLDGPVKASFKALPELHPERG; this is encoded by the coding sequence ATGCCAGCGAACAAACTGACCAAGAAGAAGACCGAGACCGATCTTGAAGCGGCAATCCGCGGCACTGTCATGCGGGTCTTCCCGTGGCTCGACCCCGCTCACGTGAGACACCAGGTCAAGTTCTCGTTCACCTTTGGACGCTCGAGAATCGATGTCGACAACACCGACAGCTACGACAAGCAGGCGCGATCAGACATCGTTCTTGAGAAGGGTGGCGTGCCCCTGGCCGTCCTCGAGCTAAAGCGGGAGGGCAACGCCTTGTCCGCCGAGGATGAAGCACAAGGTCTCTCCTACGCGCGGGTACTCGATCCGATGGCGCCCATCGTCATCGTGACCAATGGCGATGAAACCCGCATCTTCGACAGCTACACCGGACAGTGCCTCGAAGCCGACACGCTCACGAAAACCCAATTTGTCGCGACCGTAAATGCCGCCGCGCGGCTCGCTGCCGGGAACCTGAAGCAGGCGATCCAGACATTGATGGGGAACGAACCCACGATCTGGCGGCAGGCGGTAGAGCAGCTCAGCGATGCTACCATTGAGGATCTAACCGCCACTTCCGACAATCCCGGTCTCCCATTCACCAAAGACTTCCTAATCCAACGCGAGGCGACTGAAGAAGCGATCGATCTGCTTGAGGAAGGAAAGCGCCTGATCCTGATCGAAGGTCCGCCGCTCATCGGCAAAAGCAACATTCTGCGCGACCTAGCGGGCCGAACCCGGAAGGCAGACCGGTTCGCCACCCTTTTGATCGAAGTCGGACGTAGCGGCATTGTTCAGGCCGTCGCCGATCGGTTAGCCAATCAACTGAACTGGCCCGTGACAAAAGAGGAAGCCCGGGCGTGGTTAATGCAACTTTCGCGGGGCGACCAGAATCCGCATCTGGTTCTGGCACTGGACGGTATCGACCCTAGGGACAAGAAGGCCGTTGCCGAGATAGAGGATCTCAGCTCCAGCCGCTTCGGTGTTGGTCTGCGAGTGGTTGTGACGTTTGACGACTCCGCAGTCCATCGCATCCTCGAGAGCAAAGGCGGTCGCGATCAATCACAGATCGGGCGTCGTGCCACTCGGATTGCCGTGGATCGGATGAGCGACGCCGAGTTCCGCGCGGCGGTCGACATGTTGTCGGACATGCGCATATGGTTGATGCGCGGCGCGCAATCGGCCCGCGAATTGCGCTTTCCGTGGGCGTTGCGAATGCGCGTCTGGAGCGTCATGCAGAACGCCAAATTTGGTGATCCCAACTGGGGCGTGAGTCTCGCGCCCCTGATGGGCCTTGAGATAATCGCCCACGCTCGAGAAGCGTTTCTCGGTCAGGAACTGCGCCATCAGTTTCATGAAATAGCCCGGGCCGTGCTTGATGACGCCCGCAGTAGGAAGCGTCCAATCGCGCTTGTCCTGCAATCCATGGGCGTCTTCATGGTCCGTAAAAAGAAGCTGACCAAGAGGCTCACGGATGCCACAATCAAGCGCCTGGTCAAAGACGGCTACCTCAAGCCGGCGATGCAACCGTCGGGTGAGCCGGTCTTGATCGTGCGGCTCCCCGAATTGTTGGCCAGCGAACTGGCGGCCCTGATCGCTCATGAACTGACCCAATCGGAACTATCGGATCCGTCCACGGCGGCTAGATGGCTCACAGGCGCATCTTCTAATCTGCCGCTGGGCGATATTGTGACCGCCCAGGCGATTCTAGACGCCGCAAGTAGTGGGTTTGGGCTATCCCTAGATCTCGTGTTGGCGCTCGCGGAAACACGACCCACCCTGCAGACCGTGCAGCCCGGGGCCCGTTTCGCAACTTATCAACCGGGAATAGGCCTTGTCGACTTCACGGTAACCGAAGACGGTTCACTACTCGTCGAAGCGAACGGCAGACACGGCCGCATCGAATTAGACCCCGAAGAAACACCGGGCGAAATATACCACGACTTCCACAGCTGGATGATCCTGTCCCATCTTGCGATGGTGCCGTCGGTAGCCAGGATCGACGGCGTCGACGAGCGCATCGACACGGCTATTCTCTTGGAGGTCGCCTCAGCCCCCGTGGTCCTGCGATCAGTCGGCCCCGAAGTAGAATTCAATGCCGTGCGCGTCCATGATGTCCCGGGTGAAGGTTCGATCGTGTGCCACCTCGAAGGCATCGTCGAGCCCATTACTTTCGCTCTCTTTGAATTTTTCTATCGTGAGTTTCGGGTCGCAGCCGACTGGATCAATGAGGCCTGTCGACGGAACTCGTTGGCTCTAGTGGCCCGAGTACAAATCGCTCTGCAATACCTCGCGGATATCGAGGACGGTGACAGGTCCGACTTTGCTCGAGAAATGCTGGACGGCCCGGTCAAGGCATCTTTCAAAGCTCTGCCGGAGCTCCATCCTGAACGCGGATGA